The genomic segment ACGTACTCGGCGGCGAAGCCGATCCCGTCCACCGCCGGCAGGGCCGGCGGCAGCAGCGACTGCTGCAGGGTGCGGGCCACCCGGCGGCGCTCGTCGTGGATCCGGGCGTTGTCGATGGCCAGCGCGGCCCGCCGGGCGACGTCCTCCAGCACCGCCACCTCGTCCGGGTCGTGGCGGTGCCGCAGGTGACGGCCGACGGCCAGCGTGCCCAGCGGCTGCCCGCGCGCCACCAGCGGTACGGCGAACCCGTCCAGCGGCGGGCCGATCGGCACCTGGGAGCCGGTCCGGGACGCCTCCCGCAGCCGGGTCAGCACCGAGTCGGAACCGTGTTCCCGCAGCACCTCGTGCAGCTTCGGCAGCACCGCCTCGTCGGCGTGGATGGCCGACGCCAACCGCAGGCGGCCCCACTCGTCGGTGATGTGCACGGCGCACCACTGGCCCAACCGGGGCACCACGAGCTGCGGGATCAGTGCCATGGTCAGGTCGACGTCCAGCGACTGGGCCAGCAACTCACTCGCCTCGGCGAGGAAGGTCAGCCAGGTCTGCCGGCGCAGGTCGGCACGGCGGAGTCGGTCGTTCTCCAGGTGCAGCGACAACCGTTCCGCCATCAGCGCGGCCAGCGGCCGGGCGTAGCCGGACGGGGCGGCGTCGAGTTCCAACTCGCCGGCGTACGGCCGGTTCACCGCGAGCGGCACCCGGAGCAGTTCGTCACCGGGTCGGGGTTGCCGTCCGTACCGGGCGAGCAGTTGGGTGCCGAAGCCGTCGCCGCGGTCCAGCCGGACCGCGCCGCCGGCCGCGCCGACCATGTCACCGACCCGGACCAGCAGGTCCGCCGCGAAGTTGGGCAGCGGGTCGTCGGCGTACGGGTCGGGCGCGGTCTGCATCAGCGCGCTCATCGCCCCCGCGCTCGGCGCCGGGCCGCCGTTCGCGCCGCCGCCGGTCGGCAACCCCGGCGTCCCGGCCGGACCACCCGTACCCCCGCCGGTCGCCTGAGTCCCTCGGACCCCGGCGGGCGGATGTTTGCGGTCGAGCCGGAACCAGACCCCCTTCCCGGTGGGCAGGTGGGTGGTGCCCCACCGGCTGGAGAAGTGGTCGACCAGGAGCAGGCCGCGACCGCGCTCGGAGACCTCGGAGATGTTCGTCAGATTGTTGCGGGGGCCGGCCGCCACATTGTCGATCGGGCCGGCGGCGAAGTCGGAAACCGTGACGGTCAGACCAATATCATCCGCTATGACTTCGATGTCCAGTTCGGTGCGGGCGTGCTCCACGGCGTTCGTGGAAAGCTCCGTGGTCAGCAGCAACGCCTCGTTCAGGAGTTCGTCGAGGTGCGCTTCGGCCAGCACCGAGCGCACCAGCGCCCGGGCGGCGGCCGGTGTTCGCCGGTCCGCGGGCAGCCGAACCCGACGGATGTGCTCATCTGCGCCGCTGGAAAACGCGTCGCCGGCTTCCGCTGACACGCTTCGTATCCTCCCCGCAAGCCGGGGCCGGTGCCAAGCCGGCCACCGCGCAGTGCTGGCACTCGGCGGGAAGCAGGGACAATGATGAGGTGCGGGTACCCGGCAGGCTGCCGGCGACCCGCGTCCGCCCACCCTCCCCGAGTTGAGCGAGGAACGATGACCACGGCGAAACAGACCGCCACCGTCGACCGGTCCGCCTCAGACGAAGCGGTCGCGCTGGGTGAGCTCACCGAGGCGCTCCGGCGGGTCAGCCGGGGTGATCTCAAGGTTCGGCTGCCGCGTCGTTCCGGGATCGCCGGTGAGGCCGCCGACGCCTTCAACGAGGTCGTGGCCCTGCAGGAACGGCAGAGCCTCGACGTACGCAAGATCAGCCGGATCGTCGGCCGGGACGGCCGGCTCACCGAGCGGCTGGACGAGGAGGGGCTCGACGGGGCCTGGGCGGAGGGTCAGCGGGCCATCAACTCGCTGATCGACGATCTCGGTCGGCCGACCACCGAGATCGCCCGGGTGATCATGGCGGTGGCCGACGGCGACCTCTCCCAGCACATGGCCCTGGAGATGGACGGCCGGCCGCTGCGCGGCGAGTTCCTGCGCATCGGTCGCACCGTCAACACCATGGTCGACCAGCTCTCCTCGTTCTCCAACGAGGTGACCCGGGTGGCCCGCGAGGTGGGCATCGAGGGCGAGCTGGGCGGTCAGGCGGACGTACGCGGGGTGGCCGGCACCTGGCGGGACCTCACCGACTCGGTGAACACGATGGCGTCGAACCTGACCCACCAGGTGCGCTCGATCTCCCAGGTGGCCACCGCGGTGTCCCGCGGCGACCTGAGCCAGAAGATCACCGTCTCGGCCCGGGGCGAGGTGGCCGAGCTGGCGCACACCTTCAACGCGCTCACCGACACCCTGCGGCTCTTCGCCGAGCAGGTGACCCGGGTGGCCCGCGAGGTCGGCACCGAGGGCAAGCTCGGCGGCCAGGCCGACGTGCCGAACGTGGCCGGGACCTGGAAGGACCTGACCGACAGCGTCAACTCGATGGCGTCGAACCTGACCGCCCAGGTCCGCAACATCGCCCAGGTCTCCACCGCGGTGGCCCGGGGCGACCTCAGTCAGAAGATCACGGTGGCGGCGCAGGGCGAGATCCTGGAGCTCAAGGACACCGTCAACACCATGGTCGACCAGCTCTCGTCGTTCGCCGACGAGGTGACCCGGGTGGCCCGCGAGGTCGGCATCGAGGGCAAGCTCGGCGGCCAGGCCCAGGTCCGTGGGGTCTCCGGCACCTGGCGGGACCTCACCGAGAACGTCAACCAGCTCGCCGGCAACCTGACCTCCCAGGTCCGCAACATCTCCCAGGTCTCCACCGCGGTGGCGAAGGGCGATCTGTCGCAGAAGATCACCGTTGATGCGCGGGGCGAGATCCTGGAGTTGAAGTCGACGGTGAACACGATGGTGGACCAGCTGTCGTCGTTCGCCGACGAGGTGACCCGGGTGGCGCGGGAGGTGGGCACCGAGGGCAAGTTGGGCGGTCAGGCCCAGGTGCGCGGGGTCTCCGGCACCTGGCGGGACCTCACCGACAACGTGAATTCGATGGCGTCGAACCTGACCGCCCAGGTCCGCAACATCGCCTCGGTCACCACGGCGGTGGCGAAGGGCGACCTGTCGCAGAAGATCACCGTTGATGCGCGGGGCGAGATCCTGGAGTTGAAGTCGACGGTGAACACGATGGTGGACCAGCTGTCGTCGTTCGCCGACGAGGTGACCCGGGTGGCCCGCGAGGTGGGCACCGAGGGCAAGCTCGGCGGTCAGGCGCAGGTCCGCGGCGTGGCCGGCACCTGGCGCGACCTCACCGGGAACGTGAACTCGATGGCGTCGAACCTGACCTCGCAGGTCCGCAACATCGCCCAGGTCTCGACCGCGGTCGCCAACGGCGACCTGTCGCAGAAGATCACCGTCGACGCGCAGGGTGAGATCCTGGAGTTGAAGTCGACGGTGAACACGATGGTGGACCAGCTGTCGTCGTTCGCCGACGAGGTCTCCCGGGTGGCGCGGGAGGTGGGCACGGAGGGCAAGCTCGGCGGTCAGGCCCAGGTGAAGGGGGTCTCCGGCACCTGGCAGGACCTGACCGGGAACGTGAATTCGATGGCGTCGAACCTGACCTCCCAGGTCCGCAACATCGCCTCGGTAACCACGGCGGTGGCCCGGGGCGACCTGTCGCAGAAGATCACGGTCGACGCGCAGGGCGAGATCCTGGAGCTGAAGGACACCATCAACACCATGGTCGACCAGCTCTCGTCGTTCGCCGACGAGGTCACCCGGGTCG from the Solwaraspora sp. WMMD1047 genome contains:
- a CDS encoding SpoIIE family protein phosphatase, with product MSAEAGDAFSSGADEHIRRVRLPADRRTPAAARALVRSVLAEAHLDELLNEALLLTTELSTNAVEHARTELDIEVIADDIGLTVTVSDFAAGPIDNVAAGPRNNLTNISEVSERGRGLLLVDHFSSRWGTTHLPTGKGVWFRLDRKHPPAGVRGTQATGGGTGGPAGTPGLPTGGGANGGPAPSAGAMSALMQTAPDPYADDPLPNFAADLLVRVGDMVGAAGGAVRLDRGDGFGTQLLARYGRQPRPGDELLRVPLAVNRPYAGELELDAAPSGYARPLAALMAERLSLHLENDRLRRADLRRQTWLTFLAEASELLAQSLDVDLTMALIPQLVVPRLGQWCAVHITDEWGRLRLASAIHADEAVLPKLHEVLREHGSDSVLTRLREASRTGSQVPIGPPLDGFAVPLVARGQPLGTLAVGRHLRHRHDPDEVAVLEDVARRAALAIDNARIHDERRRVARTLQQSLLPPALPAVDGIGFAAEYVPTGDAADVGGDFYDVLPLPDGRWLVVVGDVSGKGVQAATVTGLVRDVIRVLVRDGKPLPEALARLNETLCERGGGRYCTLALAAVGRGRDGRLDVSLHLAGHDRPVLVQGDGRASFVGTGGTALGLLDSIAAPSSQVPLGPGDSLVFYTDGVTERRRGRELFGTERLRDAAAPLAGYSADVVAARLRSTAIGFSVESPRDDIAILVLRNEHAA